The genomic interval GAAGTCACCACAGTGACAGTGGCCAACGTTGGTGCCTCCGCAGACAATGTTTTCACTACATCTGTGGCAAATGCAGCTTCAATTTCAGGACATGTGCTGGTGAGTCCGTCCTTTCGTTGCAGGGCCTTAGCAAAGAGTAAATGAGGATTTGCAATCAAGCTGtatcatcacagtatcacagtatgtttgggattggaagtgacctcagatgatcatccagtccaatccccctgccagagcaggaacacccaggtgaggtcgcacaggaacatgtccaggtgggttttgaacgtctccagagaaggagactccacacccccctgggcagcctgttcagtgctccgtcaccctcactgagaagaagtttcttctcaaatttaagtggaacctcttgtgttccggcttgatcccattaccccttgtcctatcattgtttgccaccgagaagagcctggctccatcctcatggcactcaccttttatatacttatagacattaataaggtccccccttagtctcctcttctccaaactaaagagccccagctccgtcagcctttcttcataagggagatgctccactcccttaatcatcttcattgccctatgctggaccctctccagcagttccctgtcctgctggaactgaggggccagaactggacacaatattccagatgtggtctcaccagggcagagcagaggggcaggagaacctctcttgatctactgaccacccccttctaatgcaccccaggtaccattggcttcctggccacaagggcacagtgctggctcatggtcaccctgctgtccccagcacccccaggtccctttcccctacactgctctctaataggtcattccccagcctgtactggaacctggggttgttcctgcccagatgcaggactctacactttcccttgtcacatttcatcaggttattccccgcccaactctccagcctgtccaggtctctgatggcagcacagcctctggcgtgtcagccgctcctcccagcttggtgtcaccagcaaacttgctgacagtgcactcagttccctcgtccaaatcgttaatgaatatattgaataatattggccccagtactgacccctgaggcactgcactggatactggcctccaactggactccgcaccattgactaccgctctctggcttctctccttaagccagtttgcaatccacctcactactctattgtccaggtACATTTTCATTGCAGTATACAGGTTTTAAGCCACAAAACCGTCTCGGGAACATACATTCTTTTCTGTATCactttttttatctttccaCCCCCATATACTCATTCTGTAATGGAACTGGTGACCTGGAACATGTAACCTTTGAATTTGGTTGACCGAAACCTCAAAAACTGACCTAATAACTGCCAGACTGATTGGTGGTTTAGGGTACGTTTGAGAGGGTTTGGAGGAATACTGAAATACATTGGTATTTTAACCCTGTCAGTTTAAACTCTTCATTTCTTCTACAGTCTGGAAGGACGGCCCTACAAATCGGGGACAGCTTGAACACCGAGAAAGCCACGCTCATCGTGGTTCACACGGACGGCAGCATCGTCGAAACCACCGGGCTGAAGGGGCCGTCGGCACCTCTCACCCCAGGTATGAGGCAGCCCGCGTTTGAAGTGTCATCCTCCCGGAGGGTTCGCTTTTTCTCCACTTTGTGTTTCTAGGATTAAAAATCTTTATGTGCATAATAATATGCAGTTGCCTTATAAGGATCATTTGTCTCCTCTTCAGACAGTACTTGAATTTCTTGGGAATAGAGGAATACGcagatggctttttttttttctcctgtcagaaatatatttaattttcttattctttgcCCTAACCCTTTCAAATAAGCTTCTTGAAGAATCTTgccctgctgcagggctgttgGATGCCTTTCTACACCCATCCCACCCCCAAAGGCAGGTGGGTCACGTTAATATGgacaataaaaatacaagtcTCCTAGTTCTGCACATGGGTTCTTTTGAAATTATCCTTGAATCTAGTTTTATCTCCACTGGGGCTGCTTGCCGATATTGGAGTGTGGCAGCAGCTGACGTCGTTACTGCGGTTTTTGCTCACGGCTGCTCGGCAGTTCCCTTCGTGCCCACAGGATGTCATGGCAAACCTTGAGTGCCCCAAACCCCTCACAGGGCCGCTGCTTAGAGCATCTTTCCTAAGATgccttttgctttattttgagtCGTTTTCAGTAGATTCAAGCTGAATTTTTTGTGGTGTGCCCTGTAACCTTATAGAGGTTACCGAGAGCGTTGCGGAGCAGCCAGCATGCTTTTTGGTCACTGccacctttcttttctgttttttcaaagGACCACAATCTCCTCCTACCCCTTTAACATCTGTCCAAGAGAAAACTGGAACCAAGTACAACTGGGACCCGTCTGTGTATGAGAACGAGCTCCCGGTGAGGTGTCGGAACATCAGCGGCATTCTGTATAAAAACAGACTCGGCTCAGGTAACAACGGCCTCGGGTGAGGAGGCATGACGGCTACTCGTGTGCTTTTGACCAGGCTACTTTAAGGGCCGattgtgaaggaaaaaagacagtttCCTAGCCAGCCTAGTCCCTTTGGATATTATCATTCTCTTccattttgctctttcttcagaggcttttaaacttttttcctaCATCTCTGAAGATACGGGCTGCTGTGCGGTGAGTCTCCCCAGTAATAGGTTGACTCCTCTGACGTTCTTTTTCTCAGAAGGAAAGTCgtgtttctgcagagctccaaAGGATCCCTGCTGGGATGGAAAATAGAGAGCTTGTCTCCTAATGGGACTCCGGAGCGGCCTTGGCCCCTCCTCGTCTCTCTTGTCCCTGCGGGAAgctgaggaggcagcagcagcagttgtgTCGGCAGGGCTGACTGCGCAGCGCTCGCCTCGTGGGCACAGTTTGCTTCAGGACCAGAAGGATTAGAAATTTAAGTGCAAATTAAGGAAGGGCTTTAAATTCACCGTGTTTATCCAAGAAAGACTCATCTTTATTGTGGCTGAGTAATTTTTTCTAGCCTTTTGATGCGCTGGCAAGGCCCAAAGTTGGCGCTCGCTAAGCAAGCACTGTCATTGTCTCAGGTGAGATAATAAATGGGCACAGTTGTCCTGGAGTGATGAGAAGTAGCAGAAGGGCCTGTGGGGTGATTGCTGCAGATTAACGGCTATTGTGTCCAGCAATTTCAGTATTTGCTTCTTTAGTAAAGTGACAAAACAATTCTTCACCTTTACTAAcagtttatttcttctgtttcatttcaggAGGCCGCGGCAGGTGCATTAAGCAAGGGGACAACTGGTACAGCCCCACGGAGTTTGAAGCGATGGCGGGACGGGCCAGCAGCAAGGACTGGAAGAGGAGCATCCGCTACGCTGGGCGGCCCCTGCAGTGCCTTATTCACGTAAGGTTAAGTTTGCTTCCTCCATTCTGCTGGCAGGGGCAGAAACAACGTTTTGATTTGGTTGAGAATCAGTGGTGTGGGAGGAATTTTTCTAGATGGTTTTCAAATATCATAATACAAATCTTGCTTGTGCTTGAGAAGGGGTTACGGTTTCTGCAGGATGAAGTGCAGCCTCGGGCTGGGTCGCACAAGTTGAGAAGTGAGCTCTGACCCATGAGACTGTAACTCAGTACCCTGATCTGCTCCATTCTGTTTGTCTGGCCAATATATTCTTCACTTGCACCATACACTGAGTGTTTTCTGAGGTCCTTTACTTCCCGCAGTGTCCAGGAGTCTCCTGGAGAACTGGGCATTGCCATTAGGTTGACAGTTGGTTTCTGCCTGGGCAGAAACTTGATAAAGTCTCAAATTCTCATGTCCTTGCCTTTTGATTTGAAAGGTGTTCTTCCTTCACTCTCCTGTCTGCTCGCCGCATCCCCACGGTGGAGCGGAGCTGCTCTCTGTGACTGCGCAGGGTCCGTGGGAGGGAGTCGGTCAGTCTTTCTGGGAGCTGTCTGAATctctcagcagaaaaaaaccctacaaaagcACTAAATCTTTTAGTGTTTGGGTGACTCTAATGCTGAACTAGTAATCTTCTAATTTCAGGACGGGATTTTAAATCCTCACGCTGCCTCTTGTACTTGTGCTGCTTGCTGCGATGACATGACTCTGGTGAGTTGTAGGTTTTACATCCGTTGCTTTAAAAGCACTTGATCAATGGAGCTGCCTCAGCCGTTGCTGAGCAGGCTCTGAGTGTCCTGGACGtgctgagcagggctgtggttgcagctttttctgtgcttcatAAAGAAAGGAGGTGAGGAGCTGCTTGCACTGTTGCGTACTAGCCTCAGTAAAACTGGGCGATGGTTATTGCTTtctcgtctttttttcttttctaaataatGTATTTACATAAACTGCCTTTTGGGGGTGTCAAAGCTATATGTGATTTTTGATTCAAATTTTTTGAGCTGTCAGAAATGCTTTATAAGGCAGTAATGTAATACGCTATGTTGGAtcatattttcatattaaacTGCTTGGGTTTCTTGGTTGGTTTGGAGtttggtttcttgtttgtttcaaaaCCGAGGTTAAAGTCCTGAAAGCAGAAGTCTTGAGCTTGACTTGGCCAGGtgttctgcctttcttttctgctgtgaaCTGGGTGATTTGCTTGTTTCTCACACCTGAAACTAATGAATTGCTTCCTGCCTTCCCCTCACTCTTGTTCTGGGAAGATGAGAGTAAACTCGGAGTCTCCAAAGAGCTGCCTCAGGTAATGcctttgctgttttcctttctccctaGAGCGGCCCTGTACGACTCTTCGTGCCATATAAAAGgcgaaaaaaagaaaatgaaatgcctGCGACTCCAGCGAAGAAGGACTGCCCCAAAAACATCACTCTGCTTCCTGCCACAGCTGCCACCACATGTACGTTCCTTTCTCCTGGGGAAAGTCGCTGCTCTTTTTTGATGAAGAATTGCCCCAGTAGATAAGTTATATCCATCAGTGGCCCCTCAGAACTAACCAGCTGAGAAAACTGGCTGGTTTTTGCCACTTCTTTTTCACTGGACGCTTTTATCAGCTCGGTGTCTTTAGGTAATTGCGTTTCCTATTTTGTAGAAGCTAGCAGTGTTGCCACATCTGGGCTGCAAGTcaggtaggaaaaaaatgcaactctAGACCTCAGGAGGTTCCTTTTTAAGCATCTTAAGGTCATTTTGCAGTGAGCAGTAGGTTTCCTATTTTGAGCTCTGGGTTATTTTCCCCTTTTGGCTGCTCGCTCAGCTGGGCAGcgaggggctggggggtccTGCCCTTGGGCACGAGTGGTGTCACaggggtttgtcacaaatgGCAATTGAGACATTTCCCCCTGTTGAAATGAGCTTGAGGGTGATGCTGGCCCTTCTCTGCTCTGCCCGAAATCCCCATGCCATCCCCTGCACTTAACTTTTGTCCTTTAGAAGCTGGCGGGGGCTGTGGAATAAGCTTTGTGCTATTTATTGAAATTCATACAAAGTAGGTTCTGTGCAGCTGCAATGAAATCCAGAGCCTGCAAGTTGTTTATGGAAGAGGCAGAAGGTGATGCTTTCATCTGCAAATTCCTCTCTAACATTCAGGACACACTTTGTTACGTACTGGTTTTGATTGTCAAACCATCTGTGTgagaacagaaattaatttgcaaGCTCATCCAGCTCACAGGTTCGCAGTGCCATCCCCGTGTCCCTCCCGCTCCCCTCACACTGGCCTCGTCTGGATGATAACATTGCAAAGTGaactgggaagcagcagcaaaaatccAAAAAAGAACAGCCAGAagtgagaggagaggagaggagatgagaTGAGCAGCGCCAGCAGGGCAAGAAATACCCAAGGATTCTGTAGAGTTGTTTGGGTTCCCCCCGAGAGGCTGAACCTGTCTTGGTTGGTTAGCGTGGGGGGCGGCGAGGCTGCGCGCCTGCTCGCTGGCGTTGGCGGAGGACTCTGCGTGTCCCGGCAGCAGCTGCGTTTCACCAGGCAAAAATCTGTTTCCTCATTGTATTGAAACTGAATTATGGTTTGCGAAAAGATCCTTCTGGCCCAGCGGTGTGGCGCAGAATCTGCCTGTTACCAGGTAGCGGTGCCAGATTAATTAATCCTGTTTAGAAAGGATTTTCAACATTTTGGAGCCACTCAGGTATATTTATCCAACAGGATTTTGTGATTTGTTCCTCGCATTGGCCAAGCCTGTTAAATCACTGTGTAGACAGACAGCTAAAACTGTCCAGCTCACCAAACTCTCATAGAATTGGTTGTAATACACAggtttaaatgttttaatttaagtCACAAGAACCGCTCTTGCTAAAGTTGTAATAAATTAGGATCAGCCAGAAGCTGATGGGTTTTGTGGCCCTGCTGGATCTTTGCAGTAGGTGTTAAGTTTTGGATCGTATAATAATGCAAAAGTTGCTGTGAGTGAACGCGCTGGCGTCCCACCCCAGAGGCTGAGCAGAGCAGTGCCTGCAGAAGCCAAACGGGGCTTTTATTCCCACTTCCAGTTGTACTGGTCACAGGTGTGATCCAAACTGGGGTAGCACTGATCGGTGGGCTCCCCGAGGGGGTGACTCAGAACAGGGAAATGAAGAGCTGAACAGCCAAGGCCTCTGCACTGAGTGTTAATGACCAAAGTCCTTCTAATGTTTCCAGTCACCGTGAGTCCCTCTGGGCAGATCACTACCTCCGGCGCCCTGACCTTCGACCGCGCGTCCACAGTGGAAGCCACAGCGATTATCTCGGAAAGTCCATCCCAGGGAGACGTTTTCACTGGAGCTGCTGGTAAGAGTTCAGGTGTTTGTCTGCCACATATCcctgagaaggagaaaaaagggtTTGGGTGCCCCTTGCTAGGGGAAGCAGCATTCTGAATGCTGCACGAGGGATTTATTTCTCAAGAGTCACCAGAGGGACTCTGCCTAACCCACTGTCCTTCCCTTGAAATGGTTTCAGCAGCGTGAGATCTCTGCAGTTGCACCAAGGAGCTTAGAAGTTTTGTGCAGATGTTCCAGCTGCTGATATACACCTCTGCTGAGTTCTAGGGGTTTTGTCCTAAAATActaccaaaaaacccaaaaaatagctgaaaaaaaatgctgaaaaatgtcagaataaatcaaacaaaatcTAAATGCCTGACATacatttcagttctttctgttAGCCGTGTACGTGGGGTTGTAGGGAATGTGTGCCAGCTGTTACAGGATGGTTGTGATGCCGTTGTTGTTGTGCAGTTCAGGACACCAACGTGCAGCAGCCGTGCCGGGTCAGTCACCCCGAGCCCCACTACCCCAGTTACCAGGACAACTGCCAGATCTCCCCGTTTCCTGAAGCTGCGCTGCCAACGGCTCACCCCAAAATCGGTACGTTTTATCTCCACGGTGTGAGGGACAGCGGTGCTTCCATTTACTCTCATCTTTCTCAGCAAAGGTGAAGActgaggcagaaaaataaacctgGCTGTTTGGCTGATGAGTTTTGTGGTTATTAAGATTTGGACAAGCAGATTTTCCACTCTGTGGAGAGTTTCCCACTCTGGTTTTGAGAACTTGGATTTGTTAGTTTCTACCAGAGGAGCTGTTGTGATCCTGCTGCCTAAATCAGCTGCAGTCCCCCTGCCTGTGCACAGGCTTTTGCCTCAAGTCTTTTCGCACCGCTTGGGCACTGTggtgaaatatttatttagcgTTTGATCCGAGGAGACCTTTATATTTATCTCACAGAAGCTTTTCTAAACATTCCCCATCTCTTCATGAATCCCCTGATACCTCAATGACCTTCCATTTGTCGAGCTGATGGACACAATAAGTGAACTAGGGTGCTGTTTGAGCGTTGCCTGGACCGATAGAAACTGGGAGTGTGGAAGAAGCTGGAATTGCACACTGGGAGTGTTGTTTTCTATGTGTTTCTGTCGagcctgtgactctgtgaagTGACTCCGGTACTGAACTCGCTGACGCAACGAGCAGGTTTCCATCCCTGTGAACATGTTCTATTCCTTTGTGCAGTCTGAAGGCTTTTTAAAGCCTGTGCTCTCCCCTCTGTGTGAGCTGTTGTTTACTGATTCAGAGCAGCACCGTTCCGTTCCTGCCCTGTCCAGAATGAAACCTGGCTGCTGGTTTTAGCTCTTAGTCAGATCCCGATGTTACTAATTAaacattgactttttttttttttcaccagtgaATACTGATATACCAATGTCAGAATGAGGAATTGGAAGTAATTCCTCTCAGATAAGTTATCAAATGCCGTGCTGGGATAAATACTGTGCTGGAAACATAGCAGTGGGAAAGGCTCTTCTGCAAACAGCTCCTGATAAGAGACCATTTATCTCTTCCTCATATCTGAGTGCAAATAGTTCTAGCCCAGTCATGTGCAAATGGATTGAAATTACTATTTTAATTAAGGGCCACTGAGGGTAAAATGTCCGGTTACCTGCAGGGAGAACTTGCAATGCTGTCTGTCAGCAAAGGGACCTGCAACGCTGCGGGTTTGGGACTCACCCTGTCTGCACATCTGTGCTGGGCTCCTTCAGCGCCGGCTGCTTGCCTGCAAAACGGCCAGGTGTGACTCCGAAAGGGTTCAGTGGTTGATCCACTTCACTGAGTTGCTGTCTGGGAAGACGCTCAGTGCTCAGTGCAGTGCTGGAAGGAGCCTGGTGCGGGAAGCGGGCGCTTCGCTGAGGAGCGGGTTTGCGCCAGCCTTGGGCCGGGGCTGTGGTTAAGATCAGAATTTGGGAAGCGCAGGGGAGTGTGGGGTGGATCCGTGCCTGTTTTTTGTAGTGTTGCAACCTGAGAATTGATGTCTGTGTAGTGACATTAGAATATTCCAGAAAACTTGATGTTTTGGGTCACTGAATAACTTGCTTAAATCTCACTTAGGGATGGTTAAAGGAAACATTAGGTGGACGTTGTGATGATAATGGCAGAGGAGTCCCTGGGAATGCTGCTCTTTCTGCTTAGTTGTGCTTCTCCCCGTGCTGGGAGGTGTGCATTCCTTCCCAGATAAACCATGAGATTCCAAGTACATGTTCACAGGAGGTAGGTCTGTTTAGCAAAAACATAGCCGGATTGGGAACTTTTGCAGaccatattttttaaaaaaggcaaccaagtaatacaacaacaaaactctGCGCTTCATGGAAATGAATGCCCTCATTctctatattttccttttcttccttcccgtTCAGTGCTAACCTCGCTCCCTGCCCTGGCGGTgccccccaccacccccaccaAAGCCATCTCGCCCTCGGTGGTGAACGGGCTGGAGGTGACGGAGCAGCGCAGCTGGCTGTACCTGGAGGAGATGGTCAActccttgctcagcaccgcccAGCAGCTGAAGACGCTCATCGAGCAGGCCAAGCAGGCCAGCTCCTCCTTCCGCGAGGCGGCCGTCACACAAGCCAAAATCCAAGCTGATGTGGAGAGGAAAGAGGTAATCACGCCAGAGGAGGGGAGGTGACTCAGCCACAGGCATCATTTTGGCTGAGGGATGAACAGTGGTACCTCGCTGGTTCTCGCTGGCTTAGAAATGGTTTCTTGATGTCTTGAGGGCAGTATTACCAAGAGAAATGTGAGTTATTTGTATCATGGGGAAAGGAACAGAGTGCTCTGGGATTGCAGGAGCAGCGGGCAGCAGGCTGGTGATCCAAACGCTGGGTGTCCCGAGTCCTGAGCTCTCCCGTCAGCCATCCCTCGATTTCAGAGACGTGGACGCTGAGTCCTGGGCTGGGGAAGCCGGTGGGCGCTCTGCTGTGCGGCGGCTGCTCTCGGCGTGTAGTGTGAGCGGGGCTGGCGGAGGCTTTCAGTGGCCCCAAGAGACAGAGGGATATAAAGAACAGCAAGACGTTTGATCAACACGCTTGCTTGTGGTATTGTTTTAATAGCCAAATAGCAATTCTGAAGCTTGTGGCTGCGTGCTGGCTGCTGGAACCGTCCGGATGAGATTGCAAGTAGCTATTTCTGAATGCCAGTGAATTCTGTATTTGACAAAACCTCCAGGTTTCTGGAGGGCTGGCGCTGGAAGTACTTACAGTAAATGTCAAACAATGCGCTGTCTGCTTTCGTGTTGGCCGAAGGCGCTGTCCAGGTGTGACGGATGTTCCCCTGACTGGTAACGCAGGTCTCTTTCCCACCCTGAGCGCGCGCGTGGTGAAACCGCTGCTGCTGACGGTGAAGTGACTTGCGAGGGAGGGTGAGGTTCTTCCCCCATTGGCTGCTGTTGGTTTTTGCTGGACCGGTTTAATACAAAGGAAACGGGCTTTATGTCTGTTTTGTGAATTTCTGTGCAGCAGGATGTTCCCAGGTATTTAGAAGTGAAGGATTGTGACATTGTATCAGAGCTACAGAGCAAAGGCGCAACAGATTAACTCGTAATGGAGCTGTAGACTCAGCTCTTCCCAGAAGGTGACTTAGGACAGAGCAGGATTAAGGGAATCTGCTGGGAACGGGCTGCTGCAGCTTCCCGTCGGCAAACACCAAACAGAAGTTACATTCATGTTACTTAGGAGTCTTGGGGAGCGACGTGCTGAAcgaaaaccaaaccacaaaccccCCAGCTCAGTGTTTGTATTGACATCTAAAATGCGTTATGcttattacaaaaataaaaatataaaaatatttgtaagctttttctgaaatgcagcatGTTGCCTGGCATAAAATACAACTGCGCTGTCAGGACTTCAGGAGAAAGTTCTGCACCCTCGCTATCAGTTACCTTGTGACGGAGTGTATCCGGCCTTCCTGACATCGGAACCTTGGGTTTGCTGCAGTTTTTGATTTAGGGAAAGACATTTAGGAAGAGGGTGAGTGGGGCAGCAAAGGCTCCGGCTCTCCTGCAAGAGATATTTGATAGTTTGCAGGACTGGCCCAAAGGAGTggattaatgtaatttttttgagtGTGCATTAAGCCATGGTTTATATCAGATAAACTTTTGGAGGGGGAGAATACATGAGCTGCCCAAATTCTGTGCCAGGAGACGTTGCTGGAAGACAATGAAGATATTCAGGCAACATGTTCAACAGTTTTTCTGTATAAATTAAGAAGAATCAGTGTTGAAATCTGACCAGTGTTTTAATGGAAATAGCTCTGTGCTTGTAATGCAGCGATGCCTTTGGAGCCGGCCCATTGGAAACAAGGTGGAAGATTAAATCAGCTAACAGCTGGGCCAACCGAAttcctttttagaaagattaaacCAATTCAGAGCTAGAGAGTATGAAATTAACCTAAAAAGGGCTGGGTGTTTAAGAAATGTAGCTCTAGTCAGCAAATAATGGCTCGTGTccctcagagcagcagggaggacaGCTGGGAATTGGAGGTTATCGGTTTTCTGGAGCCGGTTTTGTGGGCGGCCGGGACGTGCCTGGCCTGATCCCCTCCGTCCTCACGTCCTGCCGGCCCAGGCTGCGGCACCGGGCGGCCAGTCCCAGCTTCCGCAGCCAGTTCCCACTGGCGTTAACGCGTCATTTTCTTCCCAAGATGCAGCAGGTTTGATTCTTAGGCCAGAGGCCGCACCTCGAGCTGGCCGGTGTGTCCCCTGCCTTATGGCTTGGGCACGATTTTGGTTTTCCAGATGGTGCTTTTGGCGTTCCCCTTGCGTGGCGCATGCTTTGCCCGCGCAGTGCCGGGAGCGCTGGGGATGCCGGGCAGGGGTCCTGTTCTGCTGATTAGCCTGGTCTTGCCTATTTGTCAAATAACGGCAGAACTCAATCACAGCAAGAGGTTTCCTGGCCGCCTCCTCCGTCTTCCTATTAATTTGAATTTGTGTCATGGTAATATGAAGGTTTTGAAGGTTGTGATTTCACAGGAGAATAAATACTGCGATGTCAGGTCATAGAGGCACTTGTAAATTAAGCCTTTAATCTCCTTATATGTCGGGTCATAGTCACTCCTGGATAGACCTGCTTTGCCTGAAGGTGGGGACTTGGggcttttcttactttttaactGGTCCAAATACATTTACATCAGGGTTAGCGTGTAATCAAACTGGGATCGGTTCTGAAGTCCTTTGGTTTAGGactcctgtcccccagcagcacctgcttgGACCGGAACTGGTTCAGAGTAAACGTGCGACACACCCAAAGTGTCCTGTGAAAGTCCCCCAGAGGCCATTCAAAACCTCTTCAAGAGCCCTTTCgtgcttttattaaaaagaggAATGATGGGGATGGTTGATGCTGTTTCTAAGGTCTTGAGTGTGTTgattttgtctgtctgtctgttgttggtttagtttggtATTTTGTGTGggctggtgtttcttttttttgactGTGGCTCTGAAATGATGAgtctggtgtttttttttttccttgcagcaaTATCAGAACCAGTTATTTCAACAAACGGAAGATGTGGATGGGAAAACGGAAATCATCATCAAGGTAAGCTGGGGATGCCTTGTATTTCACGAAGAGtcctttgttctttgtttcacTCCATTTAAAGATGCGGagttttttattgttgctgCAGCAGTCAGTGCAGTGCGTCCGGCCTTGCCTTCTGGCCACGACCGCAGCTCTTAACACGCTGCTTGAGCAGAGTGCGTCCCCTTCCCCAGGTCCTCCTGATCCTTTTTCATCGTCTGGCCACATTAATCCATCTGCGTGCCCTGGGGGCTGCAGCGTCACCAGCTCTCGCAGGGATgaaacttcttcctttttatcctgGTGTTTAAAACTGCAGGATCCCCTCTGGCTTTGGGAACGGGAGTAAGAGTTGAGTTAGTTCAGGACCCAGGATTTAAGGCCTGCAGCTGTCTGTGGTATTCAACAGTCTTCCTGGGAGCTCCAGCTACAACTGCACGCACTGTGTGTTTTCAACATTTTCCAAGACTGTTCTGGTTATGAAAAGCCTCAATCAGGTATCCCCTTGGGACAGGCTTTGCAAGGAACTTTTAGGCCCCTTTTTGGTGGCTCTACATCAGGAATACAAATATAGCTCAGTCACACCAACCATTAATTGTAGGGACACTGGTGAGACGTGAGCGGAGGGTGTTAATCAGGGCGCTCTTAGATTGGTTGTGCTCAAAGAGAGAAGGAGCTGGTGGAACTGAAGACGCCAGTGACACTTCCACAGCTGAGAAGCGCGTCCTGCCAGGGCCTCGCGCCGCTGCTCCGACGTGCTAATGATTTGTCAGTGATTTAATGAGCTGGAAACAGAGTGCTCTGTGAAGTGCTGATTTTTGTGATAGTTCAATGATATTTCCACCTAAATATACAGGTTATGTTAATTGATGTCACTGATACAAGATTAAAGCGATAGACACAAAAACATCCTTTAAAAGCAAGGTGTGATTTTCTATCCATGTATCCTCTCTCGCCTCAC from Columba livia isolate bColLiv1 breed racing homer chromosome 5, bColLiv1.pat.W.v2, whole genome shotgun sequence carries:
- the DEAF1 gene encoding deformed epidermal autoregulatory factor 1 homolog isoform X3, which encodes MAGRASSKDWKRSIRYAGRPLQCLIHDGILNPHAASCTCAACCDDMTLSGPVRLFVPYKRRKKENEMPATPAKKDCPKNITLLPATAATTFTVSPSGQITTSGALTFDRASTVEATAIISESPSQGDVFTGAAVQDTNVQQPCRVSHPEPHYPSYQDNCQISPFPEAALPTAHPKIVLTSLPALAVPPTTPTKAISPSVVNGLEVTEQRSWLYLEEMVNSLLSTAQQLKTLIEQAKQASSSFREAAVTQAKIQADVERKEQYQNQLFQQTEDVDGKTEIIIKQSCVNCGREATNECTGCHKVNYCSTFCQRKDWKDHQHICGQSAAVTVQADEVHVADSVMEKVAV
- the DEAF1 gene encoding deformed epidermal autoregulatory factor 1 homolog isoform X1, with amino-acid sequence MEDADSAAKQLGLAEAAAVAAAVAAAAGPEQQPPQTAASESEPDPDPEEEEEEEEAAAAQVTAVTVMAADAEHMEMGAEPLPSADEAAAAFAEVTTVTVANVGASADNVFTTSVANAASISGHVLSGRTALQIGDSLNTEKATLIVVHTDGSIVETTGLKGPSAPLTPGPQSPPTPLTSVQEKTGTKYNWDPSVYENELPVRCRNISGILYKNRLGSGGRGRCIKQGDNWYSPTEFEAMAGRASSKDWKRSIRYAGRPLQCLIHDGILNPHAASCTCAACCDDMTLSGPVRLFVPYKRRKKENEMPATPAKKDCPKNITLLPATAATTFTVSPSGQITTSGALTFDRASTVEATAIISESPSQGDVFTGAAVQDTNVQQPCRVSHPEPHYPSYQDNCQISPFPEAALPTAHPKIVLTSLPALAVPPTTPTKAISPSVVNGLEVTEQRSWLYLEEMVNSLLSTAQQLKTLIEQAKQASSSFREAAVTQAKIQADVERKEQYQNQLFQQTEDVDGKTEIIIKQSCVNCGREATNECTGCHKVNYCSTFCQRKDWKDHQHICGQSAAVTVQADEVHVADSVMEKVAV
- the DEAF1 gene encoding deformed epidermal autoregulatory factor 1 homolog isoform X2 translates to MEDADSAAKQLGLAEAAAVAAAVAAAAGPEQQPPQTAASESEPDPDPEEEEEEEEAAAAQVTAVTVMAADAEHMEMGAEPLPSADEAAAAFAEVTTVTVANVGASADNVFTTSVANAASISGHVLSGRTALQIGDSLNTEKATLIVVHTDGSIVETTGLKGPSAPLTPGPQSPPTPLTSVQEKTGTKYNWDPSVYENELPVRCRNISGILYKNRLGSGGRGRCIKQGDNWYSPTEFEAMAGRASSKDWKRSIRYAGRPLQCLIHDGILNPHAASCTCAACCDDMTLSGPVRLFVPYKRRKKENEMPATPAKKDCPKNITLLPATAATTFTVSPSGQITTSGALTFDRASTVEATAIISESPSQGDVFTGAAVQDTNVQQPCRVSHPEPHYPSYQDNCQISPFPEAALPTAHPKIVLTSLPALAVPPTTPTKAISPSVVNGLEVTEQRSWLYLEEMVNSLLSTAQQLKTLIEQAKQASSSFREAAVTQAKIQADVERKEQYQNQLFQQTEDVDGKTEIIIKSCVNCGREATNECTGCHKVNYCSTFCQRKDWKDHQHICGQSAAVTVQADEVHVADSVMEKVAV